In one Gadus morhua chromosome 7, gadMor3.0, whole genome shotgun sequence genomic region, the following are encoded:
- the LOC115547797 gene encoding double-stranded RNA-specific editase 1 isoform X1 → MSSSGADVKENRNSHNRRFSKDGGGVGGAAGGAGPDGALLPNGKPTGGGVNSKKRPLEEGNNASSKYRPKKRKKAPGPVLPKNALMQLNEIKPGLQYKLLSQTGPVHAPVFVLSVEVNGQLFEGAGPTKKKAKLSAAERALRSFVQFPNASEAHLAMGRTLAVHTDFTSDHADFPDMLFNGFETAVIATPTDDPFQFQLPPAPGVNGSLGTEFLSPVANGQILVGVGVAGCGGGGVTAAATPAFAPPSSAKNPVMILNELRPGLKYDFVSESGESHAKNFVMSVAVDAHSFQGSARNKKLAKARAAAAALAALFNVQLDQAPSRQPIPSEGLQLHLPQVLADAVSRLVVDKFSELTDSFTSPHARRKVLAGVVMTTGADVKEAQVICVATGTKCINGEYMSDRGLALNDCHAEIVARRSLVRFLYGQLEALISSSSPSQQALVFSRCDAAPGFRLKEQVQFHLYISTSPCGDARIFSPHETSVEDQGDRHPNRKARGQLRTKIESGEGTIPVRTSNTIQTWDGVLQGERLLTMSCSDKIARWNVVGFQGSLMSYFTEPLYFSSLILGSLYHADHLSRAMYQRITDIEDLPSPFALNRPLLSGISNAEARQPGKAPNFSINWTLGDQGLEVINATTGKDDLGRPSRLCKHALYGRWVNLTAKLSTALRIRTSTPATYHDSKQAASEYQAAKQALTKAFHKAGLGAWVKKPTEQDQFTLAT, encoded by the exons ATGA GTTCCAGCGGCGCCGACGTCAAGGAGAACCGCAACTCCCACAACCGCCGCTTCTCCAAAGACGGTGGCGGTGTTGGGGGTGcagcagggggggcggggcctgatgGCGCCCTGCTGCCCAATGGGAAGCCCACCGGGGGCGGAGTCAACAGCAAGAAGCGCCCCCTGGAGGAAGGGAACAACGCCAGCTCCAAGTACCGACCGAAGAAACGCAAGAAGGCGCCGGGGCCGGTGCTCCCAAAGAACGCGTTGATGCAGCTGAATGAGATCAAACCCGGGCTGCAGTACAAGCTGCTGTCCCAGACCGGTCCGGTCCACGCGCCCGTCTTCGTCCTCAGCGTGGAGGTCAATGGCCAGCTGTTCGAGGGCGCCGGACCCACAAAGAAGAAGGCCAAGCTGAGCGCGGCCGAGCGGGCCTTGCGGAGCTTCGTCCAGTTCCCCAACGCGTCGGAGGCTCACCTGGCAATGGGACGCACCCTGGCGGTGCACACAGACTTTACGTCGGACCACGCAGACTTCCCTGACATGCTGTTCAATGGGTTCGAGACCGCCGTTATCGCCACGCCGACGGACGACCCCTTCCAGTTCCAGCTGCCACCGGCACCTGGAGTCAATGGTTCCTTGGGCACCGAATTCCTCTCCCCGGTTGCAAACGGACAGATTCTCGTGGGTGTTGGCGTCGCCGGTTGCGGAGGAGGCGGAGTCACGGCGGCGGCCACGCCGGCCTTCGCTCCGCCCTCGAGCGCGAAGAACCCGGTGATGATCCTCAACGAGCTACGGCCGGGTCTGAAGTACGACTTTGTCTCGGAGAGCGGCGAGAGTCACGCCAAGAACTTTGTGATGTCGGTGGCGGTCGACGCCCACAGCTTCCAGGGCTCCGCCCGGAACAAGAAGCTAGCCAAGGCGCGCGCGGCGGCGGCAGCCCTAGCGGCGCTGTTCAACGTCCAGCTGGACCAGGCGCCGTCACGGCAACCGATCCCCAGCGAGGGGCTGCAGCTGCACCTGCCCCAG GTCCTCGCGGACGCCGTGTCGCGTCTCGTCGTGGACAAGTTCAGCGAGCTGACGGACAGCTTCACCTCGCCCCACGCGCGGCGGAAAGTTCTGGCCGGCGTCGTCATGACGACAG GCGCGGATGTGAAGGAGGCGCAGGTGATCTGCGTTGCCACGGGAACCAAGTGCATCAACGGCGAGTACATGAGCGACCGCGGCCTCGCGCTGAACGACTGCCACGCTGAGATCGTAGCACGCCGTTCCCTGGTGCGGTTCCTGTACGGACAGCTGGAGGCCCTGAtcag caGCAGTAGCCCGTCCCAGCAGGCGTTGGTGTTCTCCCGCTGCGACGCGGCCCCCGGCTTCAGGCTGAAGGAGCAGGTCCAGTTCCACCTCTACATCAGCACCTCCCCCTGTGGAGACGCCCGTATCTTCAGCCCCCACGAGACCAGCGTGGAGG ACCAGGGGGACCGACACCCCAACAGGAAGGCCCGGGGCCAGCTGAGGACCAAGATAGAGTCCGGGGAGGGCACCATCCCGGTCCGGACCAGCAACACCATCCAGACCTGGGACGGGGTGCTGCAGGGGGAACGCCTGCTCACTATGTCCTGCAGCGACAAGATCGCCAG GTGGAACGTGGTGGGCTTCCAAGGCTCTCTCATGAGCTACTTCACGGAGCCGCTATACTTCTCCAGCCTGATCCTGGGCAGCCTGTACCACGCGGACCACCTCTCCAGGGCCATGTACCAGAGGATCACTGACATAGAGGACCTGCCCAGCCCCTTCGCCCTGAACCGGCCTCTGCTCAGCG GGATCAGCAACGCGGAGGCCCGTCAGCCGGGCAAAGCCCCCAACTTCAGCATCAACTGGACGCTGGGCGACCAGGGGCTGGAGGTGATCAATGCCACCACAGGGAAGGACGACTTGGGCCGGCCCTCACGCCTCTGTAAACACGCCCTCTACGGACGCTGGGTCAACCTGACCGCCAAG cTCTCCACTGCGCTGCGGATCCGGACGAGCACGCCAGCCACGTACCATGACAGCAAGCAGGCGGCCAGCGAGTACCAGGCGGCCAAGCAGGCGCTCACCAAGGCCTTCCACAAGGCCGGGCTCGGCGCCTGGGTCAAGAAGCCCACCGAGCAGGACCAGTTCACCCTCGCCACCTAA
- the LOC115547797 gene encoding double-stranded RNA-specific editase 1 isoform X2, whose protein sequence is MSSSGADVKENRNSHNRRFSKDGGGVGGAAGGAGPDGALLPNGKPTGGGVNSKKRPLEEGNNASSKYRPKKRKKAPGPVLPKNALMQLNEIKPGLQYKLLSQTGPVHAPVFVLSVEVNGQLFEGAGPTKKKAKLSAAERALRSFVQFPNASEAHLAMGRTLAVHTDFTSDHADFPDMLFNGFETAVIATPTDDPFQFQLPPAPGVNGSLGTEFLSPVANGQILVGVGVAGCGGGGVTAAATPAFAPPSSAKNPVMILNELRPGLKYDFVSESGESHAKNFVMSVAVDAHSFQGSARNKKLAKARAAAAALAALFNVQLDQAPSRQPIPSEGLQLHLPQVLADAVSRLVVDKFSELTDSFTSPHARRKVLAGVVMTTGADVKEAQVICVATGTKCINGEYMSDRGLALNDCHAEIVARRSLVRFLYGQLEALISSSPSQQALVFSRCDAAPGFRLKEQVQFHLYISTSPCGDARIFSPHETSVEDQGDRHPNRKARGQLRTKIESGEGTIPVRTSNTIQTWDGVLQGERLLTMSCSDKIARWNVVGFQGSLMSYFTEPLYFSSLILGSLYHADHLSRAMYQRITDIEDLPSPFALNRPLLSGISNAEARQPGKAPNFSINWTLGDQGLEVINATTGKDDLGRPSRLCKHALYGRWVNLTAKLSTALRIRTSTPATYHDSKQAASEYQAAKQALTKAFHKAGLGAWVKKPTEQDQFTLAT, encoded by the exons ATGA GTTCCAGCGGCGCCGACGTCAAGGAGAACCGCAACTCCCACAACCGCCGCTTCTCCAAAGACGGTGGCGGTGTTGGGGGTGcagcagggggggcggggcctgatgGCGCCCTGCTGCCCAATGGGAAGCCCACCGGGGGCGGAGTCAACAGCAAGAAGCGCCCCCTGGAGGAAGGGAACAACGCCAGCTCCAAGTACCGACCGAAGAAACGCAAGAAGGCGCCGGGGCCGGTGCTCCCAAAGAACGCGTTGATGCAGCTGAATGAGATCAAACCCGGGCTGCAGTACAAGCTGCTGTCCCAGACCGGTCCGGTCCACGCGCCCGTCTTCGTCCTCAGCGTGGAGGTCAATGGCCAGCTGTTCGAGGGCGCCGGACCCACAAAGAAGAAGGCCAAGCTGAGCGCGGCCGAGCGGGCCTTGCGGAGCTTCGTCCAGTTCCCCAACGCGTCGGAGGCTCACCTGGCAATGGGACGCACCCTGGCGGTGCACACAGACTTTACGTCGGACCACGCAGACTTCCCTGACATGCTGTTCAATGGGTTCGAGACCGCCGTTATCGCCACGCCGACGGACGACCCCTTCCAGTTCCAGCTGCCACCGGCACCTGGAGTCAATGGTTCCTTGGGCACCGAATTCCTCTCCCCGGTTGCAAACGGACAGATTCTCGTGGGTGTTGGCGTCGCCGGTTGCGGAGGAGGCGGAGTCACGGCGGCGGCCACGCCGGCCTTCGCTCCGCCCTCGAGCGCGAAGAACCCGGTGATGATCCTCAACGAGCTACGGCCGGGTCTGAAGTACGACTTTGTCTCGGAGAGCGGCGAGAGTCACGCCAAGAACTTTGTGATGTCGGTGGCGGTCGACGCCCACAGCTTCCAGGGCTCCGCCCGGAACAAGAAGCTAGCCAAGGCGCGCGCGGCGGCGGCAGCCCTAGCGGCGCTGTTCAACGTCCAGCTGGACCAGGCGCCGTCACGGCAACCGATCCCCAGCGAGGGGCTGCAGCTGCACCTGCCCCAG GTCCTCGCGGACGCCGTGTCGCGTCTCGTCGTGGACAAGTTCAGCGAGCTGACGGACAGCTTCACCTCGCCCCACGCGCGGCGGAAAGTTCTGGCCGGCGTCGTCATGACGACAG GCGCGGATGTGAAGGAGGCGCAGGTGATCTGCGTTGCCACGGGAACCAAGTGCATCAACGGCGAGTACATGAGCGACCGCGGCCTCGCGCTGAACGACTGCCACGCTGAGATCGTAGCACGCCGTTCCCTGGTGCGGTTCCTGTACGGACAGCTGGAGGCCCTGAtcag CAGTAGCCCGTCCCAGCAGGCGTTGGTGTTCTCCCGCTGCGACGCGGCCCCCGGCTTCAGGCTGAAGGAGCAGGTCCAGTTCCACCTCTACATCAGCACCTCCCCCTGTGGAGACGCCCGTATCTTCAGCCCCCACGAGACCAGCGTGGAGG ACCAGGGGGACCGACACCCCAACAGGAAGGCCCGGGGCCAGCTGAGGACCAAGATAGAGTCCGGGGAGGGCACCATCCCGGTCCGGACCAGCAACACCATCCAGACCTGGGACGGGGTGCTGCAGGGGGAACGCCTGCTCACTATGTCCTGCAGCGACAAGATCGCCAG GTGGAACGTGGTGGGCTTCCAAGGCTCTCTCATGAGCTACTTCACGGAGCCGCTATACTTCTCCAGCCTGATCCTGGGCAGCCTGTACCACGCGGACCACCTCTCCAGGGCCATGTACCAGAGGATCACTGACATAGAGGACCTGCCCAGCCCCTTCGCCCTGAACCGGCCTCTGCTCAGCG GGATCAGCAACGCGGAGGCCCGTCAGCCGGGCAAAGCCCCCAACTTCAGCATCAACTGGACGCTGGGCGACCAGGGGCTGGAGGTGATCAATGCCACCACAGGGAAGGACGACTTGGGCCGGCCCTCACGCCTCTGTAAACACGCCCTCTACGGACGCTGGGTCAACCTGACCGCCAAG cTCTCCACTGCGCTGCGGATCCGGACGAGCACGCCAGCCACGTACCATGACAGCAAGCAGGCGGCCAGCGAGTACCAGGCGGCCAAGCAGGCGCTCACCAAGGCCTTCCACAAGGCCGGGCTCGGCGCCTGGGTCAAGAAGCCCACCGAGCAGGACCAGTTCACCCTCGCCACCTAA